A stretch of the Planctomycetota bacterium genome encodes the following:
- a CDS encoding O-antigen ligase family protein: MQRRWWAGGFFGPEQIEHALARAQAGPRWLRHAHVATAAIWMVLACGPTSVVEFGGAALGVATIARLPWVWRAVLVGFAHPVMLAIAAWCGFRALSLAWSTDAGQGLDQIGAMRFAWSVPLLVPVAPAAGRLALAVAAGFALGNLSQVSHGLSRAGIGWLPEWNRLPSRNSGWWDPVVGGTLLCAALGLHAGAALRARGRLRSVALAGVVASLAAIVATGTRGAWLAAAAVVVLAAGAKVVLSLRGGAAPRRGLFVGAVAGVLVVAGLAPVAAPRAQEAYSELAAIVRDGDYSSFTGARLLMMWWSLEAFAEHPLAGTGEGGYRAWCEANLRARGVDPAERHVGAHPHTTYLQPLGATGIVGAALFVVVLVAVGVAGWRARGSADPYASGTAWALLGLFVAGVFDPVHVNAQTAAMWMVLTGLAVGTSLQQVAERQRLVRGDVNG, translated from the coding sequence ATGCAGCGGCGCTGGTGGGCGGGCGGCTTCTTCGGACCCGAACAGATCGAGCACGCCCTCGCCCGGGCCCAGGCGGGTCCGCGCTGGCTCCGGCACGCCCACGTCGCGACGGCGGCGATCTGGATGGTGCTGGCGTGCGGGCCGACCTCCGTCGTGGAGTTCGGCGGGGCGGCGCTGGGCGTGGCGACGATCGCGCGGCTGCCCTGGGTGTGGCGTGCGGTGCTGGTCGGCTTCGCGCACCCGGTGATGCTGGCGATCGCGGCGTGGTGCGGCTTCCGGGCGCTGTCGCTGGCGTGGTCGACCGACGCGGGCCAGGGCCTCGACCAGATCGGCGCGATGCGGTTTGCGTGGTCGGTGCCGCTGCTGGTGCCGGTGGCGCCGGCGGCGGGGCGGCTGGCGCTCGCGGTCGCGGCGGGCTTTGCGCTGGGGAACCTCAGCCAGGTCTCGCACGGGCTTTCGAGGGCGGGGATCGGGTGGCTGCCCGAGTGGAACCGGCTGCCCAGCCGCAACTCGGGCTGGTGGGATCCGGTCGTCGGCGGCACGCTGCTGTGCGCGGCTCTGGGGCTGCACGCGGGCGCGGCGCTGCGTGCGCGGGGGAGGCTGCGGTCGGTCGCACTCGCGGGCGTGGTCGCCAGCCTGGCGGCGATCGTCGCGACGGGAACCCGGGGGGCGTGGCTGGCCGCGGCTGCCGTTGTGGTGCTCGCGGCGGGTGCGAAGGTGGTCCTGTCGCTCCGCGGCGGCGCGGCGCCCCGCCGGGGACTGTTCGTCGGGGCCGTCGCCGGGGTGCTAGTGGTTGCGGGTCTTGCCCCCGTCGCGGCACCGCGGGCGCAGGAGGCGTACTCCGAGCTCGCGGCCATCGTCCGCGACGGCGACTACTCGTCGTTCACGGGCGCGCGGCTGCTCATGATGTGGTGGTCGCTGGAGGCCTTCGCAGAGCACCCACTCGCGGGCACGGGCGAGGGCGGCTACCGGGCGTGGTGCGAGGCGAACCTGCGCGCGCGGGGCGTGGATCCGGCCGAGCGGCACGTTGGGGCGCATCCGCACACGACCTATCTGCAGCCGCTGGGCGCCACGGGGATCGTCGGCGCAGCGCTGTTCGTCGTGGTGCTGGTGGCCGTCGGCGTGGCGGGGTGGCGTGCACGCGGCTCGGCGGACCCGTACGCGAGCGGGACCGCGTGGGCGTTGCTGGGGTTGTTCGTCGCCGGCGTCTTCGACCCCGTGCACGTCAACGCCCAGACCGCGGCGATGTGGATGGTGCTCACGGGATTGGCCGTGGGGACCTCGCTACAGCAGGTGGCCGAGCGACAGCGGCTGGTCCGCGGCGACGTCAACGGCTAG
- a CDS encoding N-acetylneuraminate synthase family protein, translating to MRIRDRGIGAGEPPYVIAELGVNHDGSEATLHALINAAANAGADAVKLQLFRADDLLAAAAPLAGYQRRSGEDDAASMLRRLELSLDAARGAIDAAHAAGLHAIATVFDLPLVASAAALPLDAFKTASPDIVHRPLLDALAATGRPLIASTGAATREEVARAIGWLRPARQRLAVLQCVSAYPTPSEHAAVAALHDLATLHDGPVGYSDHTADADTGALAVALGAHVLEKHLTLDRTAPGPDHAASIEPAEMAEYVRLAHAASKGDWTHDPGDPRLGSGRKAVLDIEADVRRVARRSIVAARSLDVGVVLRAGDLAFKRPGGGLEPWQDGDLLGRALAVDVAADQPLSLGHLL from the coding sequence GTGCGCATCCGCGATCGCGGGATCGGCGCCGGCGAGCCGCCCTACGTCATCGCCGAGCTGGGCGTCAACCACGATGGCTCCGAGGCGACGCTGCACGCGCTCATCAACGCGGCCGCCAATGCCGGCGCCGACGCGGTCAAGCTGCAGCTCTTCCGGGCGGACGACCTGCTCGCCGCGGCCGCACCCCTCGCCGGCTACCAGCGGCGGTCGGGCGAGGACGACGCCGCCTCGATGCTCCGGCGGCTGGAACTCTCGCTCGACGCCGCCCGCGGCGCGATCGACGCCGCGCACGCCGCCGGCCTGCACGCCATCGCCACGGTGTTCGACCTGCCGCTGGTCGCGTCCGCCGCCGCCCTGCCGCTCGACGCGTTCAAGACCGCGTCGCCCGACATCGTGCACCGTCCGCTACTCGATGCCCTCGCCGCCACCGGCCGGCCGCTCATCGCGAGCACCGGGGCGGCCACCCGCGAAGAGGTCGCCCGCGCGATTGGCTGGCTGCGGCCCGCCCGGCAACGGCTCGCCGTACTCCAGTGCGTCAGCGCCTATCCGACGCCGTCCGAGCACGCCGCCGTTGCCGCGCTCCACGATCTTGCGACACTGCACGACGGCCCCGTCGGCTACAGCGACCACACCGCCGATGCCGACACCGGCGCCCTCGCGGTGGCCCTCGGCGCGCACGTGCTCGAGAAGCACCTGACGCTGGACAGGACCGCCCCCGGCCCCGACCACGCGGCATCGATCGAGCCAGCGGAGATGGCCGAGTACGTCCGGCTGGCGCACGCGGCATCCAAGGGAGATTGGACGCACGATCCCGGCGATCCGCGGCTTGGCTCGGGCCGCAAGGCCGTGCTGGACATCGAGGCCGACGTCCGCCGCGTCGCCCGCCGCTCGATCGTCGCCGCCCGGAGCCTCGACGTCGGCGTCGTACTGCGCGCCGGCGACCTCGCCTTCAAGCGGCCCGGCGGGGGTCTCGAACCCTGGCAGGATGGCGACCTGCTGGGCCGTGCTCTAGCCGTTGACGTCGCCGCGGACCAGCCGCTGTCGCTCGGCCACCTGCTGTAG